The DNA region TGAGAATCTATGTCATGGAGCATACCTGATAGCCCGGAGGTCAAACACAGTTGATTCTCCAGGGTTTTTGCCAGGACGGATGGACTTACAAAGCTTCAGCTTGCTGTAGTCCTGGAAGAAACTGTGGTTGACATATTGCACATTGTATGGCCTGGGATTGGACCGTGCTGCTCTGATCACCGTGGCATACTCGGCTGGAACATggatgtctctgtctctcagtcttctCTCTATCACGCTGTGCACGGAGTCGCATTCCATTTGTGTATGCCCTTTTTCCAAGTACTTCTGGGTAACGACCTTTTGCTTCTCAGTTGCAAACTTCAGCAGAGCATTGCTTAAAACTATGTTGCGATTTTGATAGCTGCATCCATCACTCCATAAGATGTATTCATCATGCATGCTGTGTTCCTCAAGGAAGTGGATGATACATGAAGCAAATTCATTAGCTGTGAGTCCACCTTCCCCTTCATGCCACAAATAATTAGTAGCATCATGGGTTGCCATGTTGTACATTGTGAAGTTGTGGACACCAAGCTTGGTTTTATAGTAGAGTGCTGAGGCTTGAAGTTTGGGGCAAAGAAGTAAACCCTGCAGATCCATACACACCACCATTGTTTTCTCAGTTGCATTGTTTTTATCTTCCTGCTTGCTCACTCTTGCTGACTCCTTCTTCCTGCAATGTTCTTCCCATGTGCCAGCATCTATGTTTCCAACTTTATATGAACAGCACGTATTGCACTGATCTTTCTTGGGGTGAAACAGCGAGagatttaattggttaaaaatgctACTGAATACTTGTCTTGAAAGAGACTGGACATTATTTTCTGCACAAGCATGGGTGTATTCAGAATGAAGATGGCTGATGGATTTAAAAAGAGGTTCCAAGTACATTTTTGTAGAGGAAGATCTGCAGTAATGAGATGGAACCTTAGGAAAGTCCTTTAGAAACTGCTGAAGGAACTCAACCTCTTCATTCCTGATGCtggttttctttatcttttcagGCTCTCTCCGGCCAACCCAACTTAGAAAGCACCACTGCTTGATCCCTAGTGTTGAAAGAAACATGCTCTGACATACCCTGGTCCTTTTGCCATCCACTTTAAGGTGACACAGAATGGATGCTGACCTCCTTGACTGTTCTTCTCCTGTCCGTCGTCTTCTCACAGGGCCTACATCTACCAGTGACACAACATAAATTTTCCTCTCCCTCCAGTCTAATTTTTCCCAGAAGTATTTAAAAATTGCCTCCCTGTCCGCTTCCTGTATTGCTTCACAGTGCAGCTTTTTCGATTTCCTACAAAATACAGACTGGCATGGCCTACCCATTTTTCTTTCTTCCCTCGTCActtcctcattttgccttctTCCAAGATATGACTGACCCATCATTCTTCTCCTTTTCTGAGTGTTGACTTTCCAGGTCTCTGTGGTTGTCCGcctttttggtcttcccatgcgAGACTCTCCACCTAAAGCCTCCTCAGCTACATCATTTTCTTTATTGCCCTcttgaaggaaaaaaacaaacaaacattcttaCTTCATTTcaagtgtttaataaaaataaaaaaaacacaacgagTGTCCCAAACGCTAAAGTGTAAAGTGTTACTTTTCATATAACTAGCTCTGAaattatttctagaacaaaatgttaaaattcaagtTATGAAATTAGTcttgtcatttatgttacattggaattttaaccttaaacaggtaagtatctcaggtaagtatctcagggattttgtatcaatattcagaaccgGGTCTGAGCTCTTATGGGATAACAAGtacatccgtgtgtgtgtgtgtgtgtgtgtgagagagagagagagagagaaagagagagagagacacacacatacccactagttcagatcCATTGTGTGCCATTTGATCTTGTCCATCAGCAGCATCCTCTTGTCCAGAGATATTTCTTGAACAATGtgcatctttaataaaaaaacaacagaaaaatttgTTATTTGCTTTCTTGCATTTCCAGTGCTCAGCCCAATAGATCTCATAATTACGTGTCCCAAACCCTTTACTTTTCATATAACTAGCTCTGAaattatttctagaacaaaatgttaaaattcaagtTATGAAATTAGTcttgtcatttatgttacattggaattttaaccttaaacaggtaagtatctcaggtaagtatctcaggtaagtatctcaggtaagtatctcaggtaagtatctctgggattttgtatcaatattcagaaccgGGTCTGAGCTCTTATGGGATAACAAGtccatccgtgtgtgtgtgtgtgtgtgtgtgagagagagagagagaaaaagggagagagagagagagacacacacatacccactagttcagatcCATTGTGTGCCATTTGATCTTGTCCATCAGCAGCATCCTCTTGTCCAGAGATATTTTTTGAACAATGtgcatctttaataaaaaaacaacagaaaaatttgCTATTTGCTTTCTTGCATTTCCAGTGCTCAGCCCAATAGATCTCATAATTACGTGTCCTAAACCCTTTACTTTTCATATAACTAGCTCTGAaattatttctagaacaaaatgttaaaattcaaattactaaattattcttatcatttatgttacattggaattttaaccttaaaatattaagtTATGTACCCCCTTTCTCATGTAATAAGAAATAAACAGGTAAATATCTCAGGTAAAGTATCTTAgggattttgtatcaatattcaaaaCTGGGTCTAAACTTTTATGGGTTAaatagtctctctttctctctcacacccacacttctctccctctgtgtgtttttcagaCACATACCGTCTTTTTCGGATTCATTATGTTCCACCTGATCTTGCACATCCTCAGTGGCCTGTTCTTGTCCAGAGATATTTCTGGGGCAAAGTGCATcttcaataaaaagaaaagaaaatattgtaaCAGTGCCTGCACTAGTTGACCGAATTCAGGCTTTGTTTTGAAGAGTAAAAACTTAAATTCTGAAATCTTTACTCTGTCTGACTTAATGTTaatacacattttccataaaccttGCTCCTCACAAGAGGACTCAATGCATCCTAACACGACTTCTTCTTGCCTTACAGCCTCACCCTCTTCCTCgtcttcctcatcttcctcactAAACACCTTTTCCTCCAGTGTCCTATCATACGGTACATTTACCAGTGCACATAGCTCTTTCAATGAGAGAGACATTTCTGGTCTGAAAGAGACagatttcacacaaaacataacGTTAACTGCCTGACCCtcggttaactagttagctagctagctaatgtgtgttttagacaactagctagctagctagttaacttagctgACTAGCCTTTAAGCAAGTTAACCTTATTACGAACGAAAatctgtaataaacactgctcaaaTGAAGTAACATAGAACTGTGACACATATTTACACGTGTTAGCGACTAGTTAAAACGGATACAGTTTAATTCTTACCTTGAGTGTTTGAGCTACGCTGCCGGAGAACAACTTTCTTCACGTCCACAGAGAGAGGTGGCGGGGGTTGGGAGGAGGAGATACGCGGTTTGACAGACAGGTCTAGCAGCCAATGGAGATACGCGGAAAACAGATGAGCGATTTTTCAGACTTTTGATTGGTCATTTTCATCTTCACTTGTATGGATAGGTAGAGATGCATTCCCACATTCAAcacatgaaaaaaagtaaaaaacgcaaaaactggagatacgtgtttttcatcggacagcgacgatatcCAGTTTTGCATTTTAATGGACTGACAAGACCTGTGATTCCTCTTTAGCTATAGCCTACTAACATGTTCTGCATAGGTACCAAATATGTACAGGCACACAATGTTTTCAGTTGCATAATGTCGGGTCGACATTACATTTTTGTGGGGAGAGTGTGGAGATAGTGGTAAAAGTTGGACCCCCcccatatgtttattttatgcatTTGATTCATAAACAgcagtttgattctttgtttctgCACTTTAAACCATCAGTTACATTTTGTATGTAGTGGCACTTTTGCGCCAGTAGAtggcagtgtgtgtagtgagtagaGAGTGGATGTAGACCAAAAAGTAGAGTGGTAGAAGGAGAGCTCCGTGTGTAATGTGTAAAAGGGAGAAGGAGTCAATAAAAACTGCCTGAGAAATGACTGGAAATCCCTCTTCTTCTTGAGAAGTGCAAcataaggaagtgatggtatggggtattttggagcgaaGGGCACAGGGTGATCTGATTCAGCTCTATGTGCACCAGTGACAGGTGAATTTCGACGTGCTTTCTTGGGATCAATCACGCAATctgtttttccgccgccaagatagaaaatacgccagaaatgtacctgaacacacctcattaccagaccaccacgcccacctgtggttaatatattccaaaagtccattgTTATTTTAAAGATGCATgcacaaggtgtaaaaatagactgttgatggggtgtacaTGGCaacgccacgctacacgccttgcggggtgtatgataggccCCTATGTGTttaacagtatatttatataaaccTTTTTTACAGTACATCCAAATTTTGGTTCACGTTATAACATTTTTTAGTCTTTCTAAAACACTTCCATGACCTTAACTACAGCTAGTCCAGTCACAAACAGTCTGTTTATTCCATGACTGTGTATTAGCAGTGCAGGTTCTGTATTATCCTATGATGAGGTCAGCagtttattgctgtttattgaggGCAATTATAATTATAAGAGCCCTTTGCCTGTTGCTTAAATCAGCACTTGAAAAGGAGCCTAACAAGGTAAAAGCCGCAAATTCTATACTTGATATTCTAAGTTTGTTACATAATGTTATAGATTAAATTGTGTAATATATGTATGTTACTAaatatatgctgacactgttacAGAGTACAATTACTTTGCTTTTAAATCATGTTCATATTGGTGCATAGAAATGTTAAGTGCATGTTCAATCCAAATATTTATTCTGAATATTGGTACTTTGCAAGGATCTGCTGATCATATCAGAATTCATACTTGGTAATTTTTTCTGTAAAGGCATTTCAAATCTGTATGTGCTGGTAATTTAAGCCTTTTAATAACTGCCAAAAAAAGAAAGGTGCTGTTTTAATACTTAACTCTTCAGTAACAGGACTTTGCCCATTACTTACTACATATTAGTAAGTTTACATGTGATTTAAGGATGAAAAATAGGTCTGAAATTTTCTTCATATtcttcattcatgttttttttttgtttttgctttcacCAGATGGGGGCAGCATTTCCCTTTATATTGGTGGTACTGCAACTGGTGGTCCCACCAATGCTCTCCGTCCCTGCACCAGACCTCAGTGCAAACAGTAAGTCCAACTGTCAACCATATTAATTCATTTACACAATACATTTATGACCACAGTCATTGCAGTTACACAGACATAATCAAAATGCAGTAAGAAATAAGGGTTTCTCAATATTTGAAACTAAGATATACATTTGCATTGTTCTGTatagacatttttatttaaaatcattgCAAGTAATCAAAATAAGACAGCCAACACATATGCTTAAAGGAAGCTGAGTTACTATTAATTGGACTTCTTCAGGGTCATGACATTTAGGGCTATGCAGGGGTGATAGCGTTtcggcgccgcgccggaaatccggcgtagcatggctctgttaaaaaaaaaaaaaaaaaaaaaaaaaaatctctgtgtgTTACAAGATTGGGGTTCATGTCCCTTTAAGAAATGTATGTGAAGCGCACTATATTTTTCAGTTTGGAGGAGGCAGCGGAAGTGGCAAGAAGTGCTTGGGAACTCACCCTGGACTCCTGTGACTCTCTTTGAAAGAAAACCAAGTGAAGTAAAAGTAGGGTATCACCCTAGAGCAGTTATCTCTAGCCCAAAGAACTACAAGTTCCACTGGTTCCCGTCCACGGCCGGGAGAAACAAAAAAaggcgcgacagtaggtgagctccgcggtacagttaaaaagctcctcggtacagtaggtgaactccgaggtacagttaaaaagctccgccgtacagtaggtgaactccgtggtacagttaaaaagctccgcggtacagtaggtgaactccgcgtacagttaaaaagctccggtacagttaaaaagctccggtacagttaaaaagctccgcggtacagtaggtgaactccgtgtacagttaaaaagctccggtacagttaaaaagctccgcggtacagtaggtgaactccgcgtacagttaaaaagctctgcggtacagtaggTAATCACAC from Astyanax mexicanus isolate ESR-SI-001 chromosome 22, AstMex3_surface, whole genome shotgun sequence includes:
- the LOC111194118 gene encoding uncharacterized protein LOC111194118 isoform X4, with the translated sequence MAHNGSELVDAHCSRNISGQEDAADGQDQMAHNGSELVEGNKENDVAEEALGGESRMGRPKRRTTTETWKVNTQKRRRMMGQSYLGRRQNEEVTREERKMGRPCQSVFCRKSKKLHCEAIQEADREAIFKYFWEKLDWRERKIYVVSLVDVGPVRRRRTGEEQSRRSASILCHLKVDGKRTRVCQSMFLSTLGIKQWCFLSWVGRREPEKIKKTSIRNEEVEFLQQFLKDFPKVPSHYCRSSSTKMYLEPLFKSISHLHSEYTHACAENNVQSLSRQVFSSIFNQLNLSLFHPKKDQCNTCCSYKVGNIDAGTWEEHCRKKESARVSKQEDKNNATEKTMVVCMDLQGLLLCPKLQASALYYKTKLGVHNFTMYNMATHDATNYLWHEGEGGLTANEFASCIIHFLEEHSMHDEYILWSDGCSYQNRNIVLSNALLKFATEKQKVVTQKYLEKGHTQMECDSVHSVIERRLRDRDIHVPAEYATVIRAARSNPRPYNVQYVNHSFFQDYSKLKLCKSIRPGKNPGESTVFDLRAIRYNVDGTMDYKTVHADDWTPYLSPTLRKRNSDTTVLPLYTSSLRIKALKYKHLQELKNFIPKDFHGFYDSLNYE
- the LOC111194118 gene encoding uncharacterized protein LOC111194118 isoform X2, whose product is MSLSLKELCALVNVPYDRTLEEKVFSEEDEEDEEEDALCPRNISGQEQATEDVQDQVEHNESEKDDAHCSKNISGQEDAADGQDQMAHNGSELVEGNKENDVAEEALGGESRMGRPKRRTTTETWKVNTQKRRRMMGQSYLGRRQNEEVTREERKMGRPCQSVFCRKSKKLHCEAIQEADREAIFKYFWEKLDWRERKIYVVSLVDVGPVRRRRTGEEQSRRSASILCHLKVDGKRTRVCQSMFLSTLGIKQWCFLSWVGRREPEKIKKTSIRNEEVEFLQQFLKDFPKVPSHYCRSSSTKMYLEPLFKSISHLHSEYTHACAENNVQSLSRQVFSSIFNQLNLSLFHPKKDQCNTCCSYKVGNIDAGTWEEHCRKKESARVSKQEDKNNATEKTMVVCMDLQGLLLCPKLQASALYYKTKLGVHNFTMYNMATHDATNYLWHEGEGGLTANEFASCIIHFLEEHSMHDEYILWSDGCSYQNRNIVLSNALLKFATEKQKVVTQKYLEKGHTQMECDSVHSVIERRLRDRDIHVPAEYATVIRAARSNPRPYNVQYVNHSFFQDYSKLKLCKSIRPGKNPGESTVFDLRAIRYNVDGTMDYKTVHADDWTPYLSPTLRKRNSDTTVLPLYTSSLRIKALKYKHLQELKNFIPKDFHGFYDSLNYE
- the LOC111194118 gene encoding uncharacterized protein LOC111194118 isoform X1 is translated as MSLSLKELCALVNVPYDRTLEEKVFSEEDEEDEEEDALCPRNISGQEQATEDVQDQVEHNESEKDDAHCSKNISGQEDAADGQDQMAHNGSELVDAHCSRNISGQEDAADGQDQMAHNGSELVEGNKENDVAEEALGGESRMGRPKRRTTTETWKVNTQKRRRMMGQSYLGRRQNEEVTREERKMGRPCQSVFCRKSKKLHCEAIQEADREAIFKYFWEKLDWRERKIYVVSLVDVGPVRRRRTGEEQSRRSASILCHLKVDGKRTRVCQSMFLSTLGIKQWCFLSWVGRREPEKIKKTSIRNEEVEFLQQFLKDFPKVPSHYCRSSSTKMYLEPLFKSISHLHSEYTHACAENNVQSLSRQVFSSIFNQLNLSLFHPKKDQCNTCCSYKVGNIDAGTWEEHCRKKESARVSKQEDKNNATEKTMVVCMDLQGLLLCPKLQASALYYKTKLGVHNFTMYNMATHDATNYLWHEGEGGLTANEFASCIIHFLEEHSMHDEYILWSDGCSYQNRNIVLSNALLKFATEKQKVVTQKYLEKGHTQMECDSVHSVIERRLRDRDIHVPAEYATVIRAARSNPRPYNVQYVNHSFFQDYSKLKLCKSIRPGKNPGESTVFDLRAIRYNVDGTMDYKTVHADDWTPYLSPTLRKRNSDTTVLPLYTSSLRIKALKYKHLQELKNFIPKDFHGFYDSLNYE
- the LOC111194118 gene encoding uncharacterized protein LOC111194118 isoform X3, encoding MSLSLKELCALVNVPYDRTLEEKVFSEEDEEDEEEDALCPRNISGQEQATEDVQDQVEHNESEKDDAHCSRNISGQEDAADGQDQMAHNGSELVEGNKENDVAEEALGGESRMGRPKRRTTTETWKVNTQKRRRMMGQSYLGRRQNEEVTREERKMGRPCQSVFCRKSKKLHCEAIQEADREAIFKYFWEKLDWRERKIYVVSLVDVGPVRRRRTGEEQSRRSASILCHLKVDGKRTRVCQSMFLSTLGIKQWCFLSWVGRREPEKIKKTSIRNEEVEFLQQFLKDFPKVPSHYCRSSSTKMYLEPLFKSISHLHSEYTHACAENNVQSLSRQVFSSIFNQLNLSLFHPKKDQCNTCCSYKVGNIDAGTWEEHCRKKESARVSKQEDKNNATEKTMVVCMDLQGLLLCPKLQASALYYKTKLGVHNFTMYNMATHDATNYLWHEGEGGLTANEFASCIIHFLEEHSMHDEYILWSDGCSYQNRNIVLSNALLKFATEKQKVVTQKYLEKGHTQMECDSVHSVIERRLRDRDIHVPAEYATVIRAARSNPRPYNVQYVNHSFFQDYSKLKLCKSIRPGKNPGESTVFDLRAIRYNVDGTMDYKTVHADDWTPYLSPTLRKRNSDTTVLPLYTSSLRIKALKYKHLQELKNFIPKDFHGFYDSLNYE